A region of Mesorhizobium sp. M3A.F.Ca.ET.080.04.2.1 DNA encodes the following proteins:
- the tnpB gene encoding IS66 family insertion sequence element accessory protein TnpB (TnpB, as the term is used for proteins encoded by IS66 family insertion elements, is considered an accessory protein, since TnpC, encoded by a neighboring gene, is a DDE family transposase.), with amino-acid sequence MIFPSNRVRIMVATKPVDFRKGHDGLAALVKNELHKDPFTGTVFVFRSRKADRLKLIYWDGSGIVMAYKRLEEHSFTWPGIKDGLMTLSHAQFEALFAGLDWQRVRAVETRAPGVIE; translated from the coding sequence ATGATCTTTCCATCGAACCGCGTGCGCATCATGGTGGCGACCAAGCCGGTAGACTTCCGCAAGGGGCATGATGGATTGGCGGCGCTGGTAAAGAACGAGCTGCACAAGGACCCGTTCACCGGAACAGTCTTCGTGTTCCGGTCACGCAAAGCGGATCGGTTGAAGCTGATCTACTGGGATGGCAGCGGCATCGTGATGGCCTACAAGAGGCTGGAGGAGCACAGCTTCACCTGGCCCGGCATCAAGGACGGCCTGATGACGTTGAGCCATGCCCAGTTCGAGGCACTGTTCGCGGGCCTGGACTGGCAGCGGGTTCGCGCCGTCGAGACCAGAGCGCCGGGGGTGATAGAATAG